The proteins below are encoded in one region of Telopea speciosissima isolate NSW1024214 ecotype Mountain lineage chromosome 10, Tspe_v1, whole genome shotgun sequence:
- the LOC122641396 gene encoding tRNA (guanine(37)-N1)-methyltransferase 2-like isoform X6, producing the protein MLDENLSDIPDQTLDALKKLCNIEVVPYSLTLGYSYWSADHVLKQILPLGVEVPSSFETIGHIAHLNITEELLPYKDVIAKVIYDKNQPRIKTIVNKVGTITNEFRVPKFEILAGKDDMVTELKQYGATFKLDYGLVYWNSRLEHEHRRLVSQFQAGEIVYDMFAGVGPFTIPAAQKGCIVHANDLNPDSAHYLKINSSINKVEDCVFAYNMDARAFISQLLAVPVSEIEQKSQIPILKACEECNIPADGKECSENGGCIVEMKDMVGTDSRDKKGIGGSCTDIDAVGAAAKRRVESCEEEGKNVDGESLSAHHRSKETTNKRMRRSRVSNTKTWEHVDHVIMNLPASAIQFLDAFRGLIRREYWKGPLPWIHCYCFMRSNESEESIISEAGSALNARIPDPIFHRVRDVAPNKAMFCFSFRLPEETCFN; encoded by the exons ATGTTGGACGAAA ACTTATCTGACATTCCAGACCAAACACTCGATGCCTTGAAGAAGTTATGCAATATTGAAGTCGTTCCCTATTCATTAACACTTGGGTATTCTTATTGGAGTGCAG ATCATGTTTTGAAGCAGATATTACCTCTTGGAGTGGAGGTGCCTTCATCTTTTGAAACAATAG gTCATATTGCTCATCTAAATATAACTGAGGAACTACTTCCTTACAAGGATGTTATTGCGAAGGTCATCTATGAT AAAAATCAGCCAAGAATCAAAACCATTGTTAACAAAGTTGGAACCATAACAAATGAATTCCGAGtgccaaaatttgaaattttagcAGGAAAGGATGACATGGTTACAGAACTGAAGCAATATGGGGCAACGTTCAAACTTGATTATGGCTTGGTCTATTGGAACTCAAGACTGGAACATGAACACAGACGACTGGTTTCTCAGTTTCAGGCAGGAGAGATTGTTTATGACATGTTTGCTGGAGTTGGTCCTTTTACAATTCCCGCCGCACAAAAGGGGTGTATAGTACATGCTAATGATTTAAACCCTGATAGTGCTCATTATTTAAAGATCAATTCAAGCATCAACAAAGTAGAGGATTGTGTTTTTGCATACAATATGGATGCAAGGGCATTCATCTCTCAATTGCTGGCAGTGCCGGTGAGTGAGATTGAACAGAAATCTCAGATTCCTATTCTCAAAGCCTGTGAGGAATGCAACATACCAGCTGATGGCAAAGAGTGTTCTGAAAATGGAGGGTGCAtag TTGAGATGAAAGACATGGTGGGTACTGATTCAAGGGATAAGAAAGGTATAGGAGGATCATGTACAGACATTGATGCTGTGGGTGCTGCCGCTAAAAGACGTGTGGAAAGTTGTGAGGAAG AAGGCAAAAATGTGGATGGTGAGAGCTTATCTGCGCACCATAGGAGTAAAGAGACCACAAACAAAAGAATGAGACGCTCTAGGGTATCCAATACTAAGACATGGGAACATGTGGATCATGTGATTATGAATCTACCTGCATCTGCCATACAGTTTCTTG ATGCTTTTAGGGGCCTTATCCGAAGGGAATACTGGAAGGGACCTTTGCCTTGGATTCACTGCTATTGCTTTATGCGGTCAAATGAATCAGAAGAATCGATAATCTCT GAAGCGGGGTCTGCTTTGAATGCTAGGATACCAGACCCCATATTCCATAGGGTTAGAGATGTTGCTCCAAACAAG GCAATGTTTTGCTTTAGTTTTCGGCTGCCGGAGGAGACCTGTTTCAATTAA
- the LOC122641396 gene encoding tRNA (guanine(37)-N1)-methyltransferase 2-like isoform X7, which translates to MVQHFKDHVLKQILPLGVEVPSSFETIGHIAHLNITEELLPYKDVIAKVIYDKNQPRIKTIVNKVGTITNEFRVPKFEILAGKDDMVTELKQYGATFKLDYGLVYWNSRLEHEHRRLVSQFQAGEIVYDMFAGVGPFTIPAAQKGCIVHANDLNPDSAHYLKINSSINKVEDCVFAYNMDARAFISQLLAVPVSEIEQKSQIPILKACEECNIPADGKECSENGGCIVEMKDMVGTDSRDKKGIGGSCTDIDAVGAAAKRRVESCEEEGKNVDGESLSAHHRSKETTNKRMRRSRVSNTKTWEHVDHVIMNLPASAIQFLDAFRGLIRREYWKGPLPWIHCYCFMRSNESEESIISEAGSALNARIPDPIFHRVRDVAPNKAMFCFSFRLPEETCFN; encoded by the exons ATGGTCCAACATTTTAAAG ATCATGTTTTGAAGCAGATATTACCTCTTGGAGTGGAGGTGCCTTCATCTTTTGAAACAATAG gTCATATTGCTCATCTAAATATAACTGAGGAACTACTTCCTTACAAGGATGTTATTGCGAAGGTCATCTATGAT AAAAATCAGCCAAGAATCAAAACCATTGTTAACAAAGTTGGAACCATAACAAATGAATTCCGAGtgccaaaatttgaaattttagcAGGAAAGGATGACATGGTTACAGAACTGAAGCAATATGGGGCAACGTTCAAACTTGATTATGGCTTGGTCTATTGGAACTCAAGACTGGAACATGAACACAGACGACTGGTTTCTCAGTTTCAGGCAGGAGAGATTGTTTATGACATGTTTGCTGGAGTTGGTCCTTTTACAATTCCCGCCGCACAAAAGGGGTGTATAGTACATGCTAATGATTTAAACCCTGATAGTGCTCATTATTTAAAGATCAATTCAAGCATCAACAAAGTAGAGGATTGTGTTTTTGCATACAATATGGATGCAAGGGCATTCATCTCTCAATTGCTGGCAGTGCCGGTGAGTGAGATTGAACAGAAATCTCAGATTCCTATTCTCAAAGCCTGTGAGGAATGCAACATACCAGCTGATGGCAAAGAGTGTTCTGAAAATGGAGGGTGCAtag TTGAGATGAAAGACATGGTGGGTACTGATTCAAGGGATAAGAAAGGTATAGGAGGATCATGTACAGACATTGATGCTGTGGGTGCTGCCGCTAAAAGACGTGTGGAAAGTTGTGAGGAAG AAGGCAAAAATGTGGATGGTGAGAGCTTATCTGCGCACCATAGGAGTAAAGAGACCACAAACAAAAGAATGAGACGCTCTAGGGTATCCAATACTAAGACATGGGAACATGTGGATCATGTGATTATGAATCTACCTGCATCTGCCATACAGTTTCTTG ATGCTTTTAGGGGCCTTATCCGAAGGGAATACTGGAAGGGACCTTTGCCTTGGATTCACTGCTATTGCTTTATGCGGTCAAATGAATCAGAAGAATCGATAATCTCT GAAGCGGGGTCTGCTTTGAATGCTAGGATACCAGACCCCATATTCCATAGGGTTAGAGATGTTGCTCCAAACAAG GCAATGTTTTGCTTTAGTTTTCGGCTGCCGGAGGAGACCTGTTTCAATTAA
- the LOC122641396 gene encoding tRNA (guanine(37)-N1)-methyltransferase 2-like isoform X4, producing the protein MLDESKFDVHLKLWALRIPCQLCKPVLHKLNGYLLNKPRVKPITEDPSCEKSRYLILSERIQNPDLSDIPDQTLDALKKLCNIEVVPYSLTLGYSYWSADHVLKQILPLGVEVPSSFETIGHIAHLNITEELLPYKDVIAKKNQPRIKTIVNKVGTITNEFRVPKFEILAGKDDMVTELKQYGATFKLDYGLVYWNSRLEHEHRRLVSQFQAGEIVYDMFAGVGPFTIPAAQKGCIVHANDLNPDSAHYLKINSSINKVEDCVFAYNMDARAFISQLLAVPVSEIEQKSQIPILKACEECNIPADGKECSENGGCIVEMKDMVGTDSRDKKGIGGSCTDIDAVGAAAKRRVESCEEEGKNVDGESLSAHHRSKETTNKRMRRSRVSNTKTWEHVDHVIMNLPASAIQFLDAFRGLIRREYWKGPLPWIHCYCFMRSNESEESIISEAGSALNARIPDPIFHRVRDVAPNKAMFCFSFRLPEETCFN; encoded by the exons ATGTTGGACGAAAGTAAGTTTGACGTGCATCTTAAGTTGTGGGCACTTAGAATTCCTTGCCAACTCTGCAAGCCCGTTCTTCACAAACTAAATGG ATATTTGCTTAATAAGCCCCGTGTCAAACCCATCACTGAAGATCCATCATGTGAAAAAAGCCGCTATTTGATTTTATCTGAAAGGATTCAAAATCCTG ACTTATCTGACATTCCAGACCAAACACTCGATGCCTTGAAGAAGTTATGCAATATTGAAGTCGTTCCCTATTCATTAACACTTGGGTATTCTTATTGGAGTGCAG ATCATGTTTTGAAGCAGATATTACCTCTTGGAGTGGAGGTGCCTTCATCTTTTGAAACAATAG gTCATATTGCTCATCTAAATATAACTGAGGAACTACTTCCTTACAAGGATGTTATTGCGAAG AAAAATCAGCCAAGAATCAAAACCATTGTTAACAAAGTTGGAACCATAACAAATGAATTCCGAGtgccaaaatttgaaattttagcAGGAAAGGATGACATGGTTACAGAACTGAAGCAATATGGGGCAACGTTCAAACTTGATTATGGCTTGGTCTATTGGAACTCAAGACTGGAACATGAACACAGACGACTGGTTTCTCAGTTTCAGGCAGGAGAGATTGTTTATGACATGTTTGCTGGAGTTGGTCCTTTTACAATTCCCGCCGCACAAAAGGGGTGTATAGTACATGCTAATGATTTAAACCCTGATAGTGCTCATTATTTAAAGATCAATTCAAGCATCAACAAAGTAGAGGATTGTGTTTTTGCATACAATATGGATGCAAGGGCATTCATCTCTCAATTGCTGGCAGTGCCGGTGAGTGAGATTGAACAGAAATCTCAGATTCCTATTCTCAAAGCCTGTGAGGAATGCAACATACCAGCTGATGGCAAAGAGTGTTCTGAAAATGGAGGGTGCAtag TTGAGATGAAAGACATGGTGGGTACTGATTCAAGGGATAAGAAAGGTATAGGAGGATCATGTACAGACATTGATGCTGTGGGTGCTGCCGCTAAAAGACGTGTGGAAAGTTGTGAGGAAG AAGGCAAAAATGTGGATGGTGAGAGCTTATCTGCGCACCATAGGAGTAAAGAGACCACAAACAAAAGAATGAGACGCTCTAGGGTATCCAATACTAAGACATGGGAACATGTGGATCATGTGATTATGAATCTACCTGCATCTGCCATACAGTTTCTTG ATGCTTTTAGGGGCCTTATCCGAAGGGAATACTGGAAGGGACCTTTGCCTTGGATTCACTGCTATTGCTTTATGCGGTCAAATGAATCAGAAGAATCGATAATCTCT GAAGCGGGGTCTGCTTTGAATGCTAGGATACCAGACCCCATATTCCATAGGGTTAGAGATGTTGCTCCAAACAAG GCAATGTTTTGCTTTAGTTTTCGGCTGCCGGAGGAGACCTGTTTCAATTAA
- the LOC122641396 gene encoding tRNA (guanine(37)-N1)-methyltransferase 2-like isoform X5 — protein sequence MLDESKFDVHLKLWALRIPCQLCKPVLHKLNGYLLNKPRVKPITEDPSCEKSRYLILSERIQNPDHVLKQILPLGVEVPSSFETIGHIAHLNITEELLPYKDVIAKVIYDKNQPRIKTIVNKVGTITNEFRVPKFEILAGKDDMVTELKQYGATFKLDYGLVYWNSRLEHEHRRLVSQFQAGEIVYDMFAGVGPFTIPAAQKGCIVHANDLNPDSAHYLKINSSINKVEDCVFAYNMDARAFISQLLAVPVSEIEQKSQIPILKACEECNIPADGKECSENGGCIVEMKDMVGTDSRDKKGIGGSCTDIDAVGAAAKRRVESCEEEGKNVDGESLSAHHRSKETTNKRMRRSRVSNTKTWEHVDHVIMNLPASAIQFLDAFRGLIRREYWKGPLPWIHCYCFMRSNESEESIISEAGSALNARIPDPIFHRVRDVAPNKAMFCFSFRLPEETCFN from the exons ATGTTGGACGAAAGTAAGTTTGACGTGCATCTTAAGTTGTGGGCACTTAGAATTCCTTGCCAACTCTGCAAGCCCGTTCTTCACAAACTAAATGG ATATTTGCTTAATAAGCCCCGTGTCAAACCCATCACTGAAGATCCATCATGTGAAAAAAGCCGCTATTTGATTTTATCTGAAAGGATTCAAAATCCTG ATCATGTTTTGAAGCAGATATTACCTCTTGGAGTGGAGGTGCCTTCATCTTTTGAAACAATAG gTCATATTGCTCATCTAAATATAACTGAGGAACTACTTCCTTACAAGGATGTTATTGCGAAGGTCATCTATGAT AAAAATCAGCCAAGAATCAAAACCATTGTTAACAAAGTTGGAACCATAACAAATGAATTCCGAGtgccaaaatttgaaattttagcAGGAAAGGATGACATGGTTACAGAACTGAAGCAATATGGGGCAACGTTCAAACTTGATTATGGCTTGGTCTATTGGAACTCAAGACTGGAACATGAACACAGACGACTGGTTTCTCAGTTTCAGGCAGGAGAGATTGTTTATGACATGTTTGCTGGAGTTGGTCCTTTTACAATTCCCGCCGCACAAAAGGGGTGTATAGTACATGCTAATGATTTAAACCCTGATAGTGCTCATTATTTAAAGATCAATTCAAGCATCAACAAAGTAGAGGATTGTGTTTTTGCATACAATATGGATGCAAGGGCATTCATCTCTCAATTGCTGGCAGTGCCGGTGAGTGAGATTGAACAGAAATCTCAGATTCCTATTCTCAAAGCCTGTGAGGAATGCAACATACCAGCTGATGGCAAAGAGTGTTCTGAAAATGGAGGGTGCAtag TTGAGATGAAAGACATGGTGGGTACTGATTCAAGGGATAAGAAAGGTATAGGAGGATCATGTACAGACATTGATGCTGTGGGTGCTGCCGCTAAAAGACGTGTGGAAAGTTGTGAGGAAG AAGGCAAAAATGTGGATGGTGAGAGCTTATCTGCGCACCATAGGAGTAAAGAGACCACAAACAAAAGAATGAGACGCTCTAGGGTATCCAATACTAAGACATGGGAACATGTGGATCATGTGATTATGAATCTACCTGCATCTGCCATACAGTTTCTTG ATGCTTTTAGGGGCCTTATCCGAAGGGAATACTGGAAGGGACCTTTGCCTTGGATTCACTGCTATTGCTTTATGCGGTCAAATGAATCAGAAGAATCGATAATCTCT GAAGCGGGGTCTGCTTTGAATGCTAGGATACCAGACCCCATATTCCATAGGGTTAGAGATGTTGCTCCAAACAAG GCAATGTTTTGCTTTAGTTTTCGGCTGCCGGAGGAGACCTGTTTCAATTAA
- the LOC122641396 gene encoding tRNA (guanine(37)-N1)-methyltransferase 2-like isoform X3: protein MLDESKFDVHLKLWALRIPCQLCKPVLHKLNGYLLNKPRVKPITEDPSCEKSRYLILSERIQNPDLSDIPDQTLDALKKLCNIEVVPYSLTLGYSYWSADHVLKQILPLGVEVPSSFETIGHIAHLNITEELLPYKDVIAKVIYDKNQPRIKTIVNKVGTITNEFRVPKFEILAGKDDMVTELKQYGATFKLDYGLVYWNSRLEHEHRRLVSQFQAGEIVYDMFAGVGPFTIPAAQKGCIVHANDLNPDSAHYLKINSSINKVEDCVFAYNMDARAFISQLLAVPVSEIEQKSQIPILKACEECNIPADGKECSENGGCIDMVGTDSRDKKGIGGSCTDIDAVGAAAKRRVESCEEEGKNVDGESLSAHHRSKETTNKRMRRSRVSNTKTWEHVDHVIMNLPASAIQFLDAFRGLIRREYWKGPLPWIHCYCFMRSNESEESIISEAGSALNARIPDPIFHRVRDVAPNKAMFCFSFRLPEETCFN, encoded by the exons ATGTTGGACGAAAGTAAGTTTGACGTGCATCTTAAGTTGTGGGCACTTAGAATTCCTTGCCAACTCTGCAAGCCCGTTCTTCACAAACTAAATGG ATATTTGCTTAATAAGCCCCGTGTCAAACCCATCACTGAAGATCCATCATGTGAAAAAAGCCGCTATTTGATTTTATCTGAAAGGATTCAAAATCCTG ACTTATCTGACATTCCAGACCAAACACTCGATGCCTTGAAGAAGTTATGCAATATTGAAGTCGTTCCCTATTCATTAACACTTGGGTATTCTTATTGGAGTGCAG ATCATGTTTTGAAGCAGATATTACCTCTTGGAGTGGAGGTGCCTTCATCTTTTGAAACAATAG gTCATATTGCTCATCTAAATATAACTGAGGAACTACTTCCTTACAAGGATGTTATTGCGAAGGTCATCTATGAT AAAAATCAGCCAAGAATCAAAACCATTGTTAACAAAGTTGGAACCATAACAAATGAATTCCGAGtgccaaaatttgaaattttagcAGGAAAGGATGACATGGTTACAGAACTGAAGCAATATGGGGCAACGTTCAAACTTGATTATGGCTTGGTCTATTGGAACTCAAGACTGGAACATGAACACAGACGACTGGTTTCTCAGTTTCAGGCAGGAGAGATTGTTTATGACATGTTTGCTGGAGTTGGTCCTTTTACAATTCCCGCCGCACAAAAGGGGTGTATAGTACATGCTAATGATTTAAACCCTGATAGTGCTCATTATTTAAAGATCAATTCAAGCATCAACAAAGTAGAGGATTGTGTTTTTGCATACAATATGGATGCAAGGGCATTCATCTCTCAATTGCTGGCAGTGCCGGTGAGTGAGATTGAACAGAAATCTCAGATTCCTATTCTCAAAGCCTGTGAGGAATGCAACATACCAGCTGATGGCAAAGAGTGTTCTGAAAATGGAGGGTGCAtag ACATGGTGGGTACTGATTCAAGGGATAAGAAAGGTATAGGAGGATCATGTACAGACATTGATGCTGTGGGTGCTGCCGCTAAAAGACGTGTGGAAAGTTGTGAGGAAG AAGGCAAAAATGTGGATGGTGAGAGCTTATCTGCGCACCATAGGAGTAAAGAGACCACAAACAAAAGAATGAGACGCTCTAGGGTATCCAATACTAAGACATGGGAACATGTGGATCATGTGATTATGAATCTACCTGCATCTGCCATACAGTTTCTTG ATGCTTTTAGGGGCCTTATCCGAAGGGAATACTGGAAGGGACCTTTGCCTTGGATTCACTGCTATTGCTTTATGCGGTCAAATGAATCAGAAGAATCGATAATCTCT GAAGCGGGGTCTGCTTTGAATGCTAGGATACCAGACCCCATATTCCATAGGGTTAGAGATGTTGCTCCAAACAAG GCAATGTTTTGCTTTAGTTTTCGGCTGCCGGAGGAGACCTGTTTCAATTAA
- the LOC122641396 gene encoding tRNA (guanine(37)-N1)-methyltransferase 2-like isoform X1, giving the protein MLDESKFDVHLKLWALRIPCQLCKPVLHKLNGYLLNKPRVKPITEDPSCEKSRYLILSERIQNPDLSDIPDQTLDALKKLCNIEVVPYSLTLGYSYWSADHVLKQILPLGVEVPSSFETIGHIAHLNITEELLPYKDVIAKVIYDKNQPRIKTIVNKVGTITNEFRVPKFEILAGKDDMVTELKQYGATFKLDYGLVYWNSRLEHEHRRLVSQFQAGEIVYDMFAGVGPFTIPAAQKGCIVHANDLNPDSAHYLKINSSINKVEDCVFAYNMDARAFISQLLAVPVSEIEQKSQIPILKACEECNIPADGKECSENGGCIVEMKDMVGTDSRDKKGIGGSCTDIDAVGAAAKRRVESCEEEGKNVDGESLSAHHRSKETTNKRMRRSRVSNTKTWEHVDHVIMNLPASAIQFLDAFRGLIRREYWKGPLPWIHCYCFMRSNESEESIISEAGSALNARIPDPIFHRVRDVAPNKAMFCFSFRLPEETCFN; this is encoded by the exons ATGTTGGACGAAAGTAAGTTTGACGTGCATCTTAAGTTGTGGGCACTTAGAATTCCTTGCCAACTCTGCAAGCCCGTTCTTCACAAACTAAATGG ATATTTGCTTAATAAGCCCCGTGTCAAACCCATCACTGAAGATCCATCATGTGAAAAAAGCCGCTATTTGATTTTATCTGAAAGGATTCAAAATCCTG ACTTATCTGACATTCCAGACCAAACACTCGATGCCTTGAAGAAGTTATGCAATATTGAAGTCGTTCCCTATTCATTAACACTTGGGTATTCTTATTGGAGTGCAG ATCATGTTTTGAAGCAGATATTACCTCTTGGAGTGGAGGTGCCTTCATCTTTTGAAACAATAG gTCATATTGCTCATCTAAATATAACTGAGGAACTACTTCCTTACAAGGATGTTATTGCGAAGGTCATCTATGAT AAAAATCAGCCAAGAATCAAAACCATTGTTAACAAAGTTGGAACCATAACAAATGAATTCCGAGtgccaaaatttgaaattttagcAGGAAAGGATGACATGGTTACAGAACTGAAGCAATATGGGGCAACGTTCAAACTTGATTATGGCTTGGTCTATTGGAACTCAAGACTGGAACATGAACACAGACGACTGGTTTCTCAGTTTCAGGCAGGAGAGATTGTTTATGACATGTTTGCTGGAGTTGGTCCTTTTACAATTCCCGCCGCACAAAAGGGGTGTATAGTACATGCTAATGATTTAAACCCTGATAGTGCTCATTATTTAAAGATCAATTCAAGCATCAACAAAGTAGAGGATTGTGTTTTTGCATACAATATGGATGCAAGGGCATTCATCTCTCAATTGCTGGCAGTGCCGGTGAGTGAGATTGAACAGAAATCTCAGATTCCTATTCTCAAAGCCTGTGAGGAATGCAACATACCAGCTGATGGCAAAGAGTGTTCTGAAAATGGAGGGTGCAtag TTGAGATGAAAGACATGGTGGGTACTGATTCAAGGGATAAGAAAGGTATAGGAGGATCATGTACAGACATTGATGCTGTGGGTGCTGCCGCTAAAAGACGTGTGGAAAGTTGTGAGGAAG AAGGCAAAAATGTGGATGGTGAGAGCTTATCTGCGCACCATAGGAGTAAAGAGACCACAAACAAAAGAATGAGACGCTCTAGGGTATCCAATACTAAGACATGGGAACATGTGGATCATGTGATTATGAATCTACCTGCATCTGCCATACAGTTTCTTG ATGCTTTTAGGGGCCTTATCCGAAGGGAATACTGGAAGGGACCTTTGCCTTGGATTCACTGCTATTGCTTTATGCGGTCAAATGAATCAGAAGAATCGATAATCTCT GAAGCGGGGTCTGCTTTGAATGCTAGGATACCAGACCCCATATTCCATAGGGTTAGAGATGTTGCTCCAAACAAG GCAATGTTTTGCTTTAGTTTTCGGCTGCCGGAGGAGACCTGTTTCAATTAA
- the LOC122641396 gene encoding tRNA (guanine(37)-N1)-methyltransferase 2-like isoform X2 yields MLDESKFDVHLKLWALRIPCQLCKPVLHKLNGYLLNKPRVKPITEDPSCEKSRYLILSERIQNPDLSDIPDQTLDALKKLCNIEVVPYSLTLGYSYWSADHVLKQILPLGVEVPSSFETIGHIAHLNITEELLPYKDVIAKVIYDKNQPRIKTIVNKVGTITNEFRVPKFEILAGKDDMVTELKQYGATFKLDYGLVYWNSRLEHEHRRLVSQFQAGEIVYDMFAGVGPFTIPAAQKGCIVHANDLNPDSAHYLKINSSINKVEDCVFAYNMDARAFISQLLAVPVSEIEQKSQIPILKACEECNIPADGKECSENGGCIVEMKDMVGTDSRDKKGIGGSCTDIDAVGAAAKRRVESCEEGKNVDGESLSAHHRSKETTNKRMRRSRVSNTKTWEHVDHVIMNLPASAIQFLDAFRGLIRREYWKGPLPWIHCYCFMRSNESEESIISEAGSALNARIPDPIFHRVRDVAPNKAMFCFSFRLPEETCFN; encoded by the exons ATGTTGGACGAAAGTAAGTTTGACGTGCATCTTAAGTTGTGGGCACTTAGAATTCCTTGCCAACTCTGCAAGCCCGTTCTTCACAAACTAAATGG ATATTTGCTTAATAAGCCCCGTGTCAAACCCATCACTGAAGATCCATCATGTGAAAAAAGCCGCTATTTGATTTTATCTGAAAGGATTCAAAATCCTG ACTTATCTGACATTCCAGACCAAACACTCGATGCCTTGAAGAAGTTATGCAATATTGAAGTCGTTCCCTATTCATTAACACTTGGGTATTCTTATTGGAGTGCAG ATCATGTTTTGAAGCAGATATTACCTCTTGGAGTGGAGGTGCCTTCATCTTTTGAAACAATAG gTCATATTGCTCATCTAAATATAACTGAGGAACTACTTCCTTACAAGGATGTTATTGCGAAGGTCATCTATGAT AAAAATCAGCCAAGAATCAAAACCATTGTTAACAAAGTTGGAACCATAACAAATGAATTCCGAGtgccaaaatttgaaattttagcAGGAAAGGATGACATGGTTACAGAACTGAAGCAATATGGGGCAACGTTCAAACTTGATTATGGCTTGGTCTATTGGAACTCAAGACTGGAACATGAACACAGACGACTGGTTTCTCAGTTTCAGGCAGGAGAGATTGTTTATGACATGTTTGCTGGAGTTGGTCCTTTTACAATTCCCGCCGCACAAAAGGGGTGTATAGTACATGCTAATGATTTAAACCCTGATAGTGCTCATTATTTAAAGATCAATTCAAGCATCAACAAAGTAGAGGATTGTGTTTTTGCATACAATATGGATGCAAGGGCATTCATCTCTCAATTGCTGGCAGTGCCGGTGAGTGAGATTGAACAGAAATCTCAGATTCCTATTCTCAAAGCCTGTGAGGAATGCAACATACCAGCTGATGGCAAAGAGTGTTCTGAAAATGGAGGGTGCAtag TTGAGATGAAAGACATGGTGGGTACTGATTCAAGGGATAAGAAAGGTATAGGAGGATCATGTACAGACATTGATGCTGTGGGTGCTGCCGCTAAAAGACGTGTGGAAAGTTGTGAGGAAG GCAAAAATGTGGATGGTGAGAGCTTATCTGCGCACCATAGGAGTAAAGAGACCACAAACAAAAGAATGAGACGCTCTAGGGTATCCAATACTAAGACATGGGAACATGTGGATCATGTGATTATGAATCTACCTGCATCTGCCATACAGTTTCTTG ATGCTTTTAGGGGCCTTATCCGAAGGGAATACTGGAAGGGACCTTTGCCTTGGATTCACTGCTATTGCTTTATGCGGTCAAATGAATCAGAAGAATCGATAATCTCT GAAGCGGGGTCTGCTTTGAATGCTAGGATACCAGACCCCATATTCCATAGGGTTAGAGATGTTGCTCCAAACAAG GCAATGTTTTGCTTTAGTTTTCGGCTGCCGGAGGAGACCTGTTTCAATTAA